The proteins below come from a single Caulobacter flavus genomic window:
- the mgtE gene encoding magnesium transporter: protein MTRETTDLSEDARHALSIPEPEVVEDLEDLALGDDYALKPDYVEMVVDAADRGDTARLSELVGALDPADVADLMGFLSAAYREEVIPVLAPHALGEIISELEDNIREEVLEATPSVTLARALEELDTDDAADVIDDLDDTKRFQVLAAMGETDRAAIETTLSYEDETAGRLMQREFLAAPQFWTVGHTIEHVRQSGDSLPELFFDVYVVDPSYTPVGALPISLLLTSKLETPLAEIMEPVTEITVDMDQEEVAYIFDKYHLISAPVVEAGGRLVGQITVDDIVGVIREEAQEDILALANVSDVGRDASVVEIVRSRLPWLLLNLLTATISVSGIALFQAEISKLVALAVLMPIVSSLGGNAGTQTLAVAVRALSSKELTAANATRIVMRELLVGVMNGLTLAIVMGAAVYVFYDNPKLSLTVALALVVNIFTAAVGGILAPLALEKMGRDPAVSSSIFVTFLTDFAGFFSVLLIAALLFN, encoded by the coding sequence ATGACCCGGGAAACAACCGACCTGAGCGAAGACGCGCGCCACGCCCTGTCCATTCCCGAGCCCGAGGTCGTCGAGGATCTCGAGGACCTGGCGCTCGGCGACGACTACGCCCTCAAGCCCGACTACGTGGAAATGGTGGTCGACGCGGCCGATCGCGGCGACACCGCGCGCCTGTCCGAACTGGTCGGGGCGCTGGATCCCGCCGACGTCGCCGACCTGATGGGCTTCCTGTCGGCCGCCTACCGCGAGGAGGTCATCCCCGTCCTGGCGCCCCACGCCCTGGGCGAGATCATCTCCGAACTCGAGGACAACATCCGTGAGGAGGTGCTGGAGGCGACCCCGTCGGTCACCCTGGCCCGCGCGCTGGAGGAGCTGGACACCGACGACGCCGCCGACGTCATCGACGACCTGGACGACACCAAGCGCTTCCAGGTGCTGGCGGCCATGGGCGAGACCGACCGGGCGGCCATCGAGACCACCCTGTCCTACGAGGACGAGACCGCCGGCCGCCTGATGCAGCGCGAGTTCCTGGCCGCGCCGCAGTTCTGGACCGTGGGCCACACGATCGAGCATGTGCGCCAGTCGGGCGACAGCCTGCCAGAGCTGTTCTTCGACGTCTACGTGGTCGACCCGTCCTACACGCCCGTCGGCGCCCTGCCGATCAGCCTGCTGCTGACCAGCAAGCTGGAGACCCCCCTGGCCGAGATCATGGAGCCGGTGACCGAGATCACCGTCGACATGGACCAGGAGGAGGTGGCCTACATCTTCGACAAGTACCACCTGATCAGCGCCCCGGTCGTCGAGGCCGGCGGGCGGCTGGTGGGCCAGATCACCGTCGACGACATCGTCGGCGTCATCCGCGAGGAAGCCCAGGAAGACATTCTCGCCCTGGCCAACGTGTCGGACGTCGGCCGCGACGCCAGCGTCGTCGAGATCGTGCGCTCACGGCTGCCGTGGCTGCTGCTGAACCTCCTGACCGCGACCATCTCGGTTTCGGGCATCGCGCTGTTCCAGGCCGAGATTTCCAAGCTGGTGGCCCTGGCGGTGCTGATGCCGATCGTCTCGTCGCTGGGCGGCAACGCCGGCACCCAGACGCTGGCCGTGGCGGTGCGCGCCCTGTCGAGCAAGGAGCTGACCGCGGCCAACGCCACCCGCATCGTCATGCGCGAACTGCTGGTCGGCGTCATGAACGGCCTCACCCTGGCGATTGTCATGGGGGCGGCGGTCTATGTGTTCTACGACAATCCCAAGCTGTCACTGACCGTCGCCCTGGCGCTGGTGGTCAACATCTTCACCGCCGCCGTCGGCGGCATCCTGGCGCCGCTGGCCCTGGAGAAGATGGGCCGCGACCCGGCGGTGTCGTCGTCGATCTTCGTGACCTTCCTGACCGACTTCGCGGGCTTCTTCTCGGTGCTGCTGATCGCGGCGCTGCTGTTCAACTAG
- a CDS encoding DUF805 domain-containing protein — MAKKRTHFLIEGLFGFEGRMRRSEFWLMSIGVGVIKFVLALVISGAMGLAMTDPRGNNVRIVLDLLFFWPALAFAVKRGHDRNRSTAYSIALTVIMAALGFLMIALAAPVTAAGVDADAGALGALALVWLIYVALLIYWFVDYGCLDGTKGRNRFGASPKGLKGPGDNDVSEAFA, encoded by the coding sequence ATGGCCAAGAAGCGCACGCATTTTCTGATCGAAGGACTGTTCGGGTTCGAGGGCCGAATGCGGCGCTCGGAATTCTGGCTGATGAGCATCGGCGTCGGCGTGATCAAGTTCGTGCTGGCCCTGGTGATCTCGGGCGCCATGGGATTGGCCATGACCGATCCGCGCGGAAACAACGTGCGCATCGTGCTCGATCTGCTGTTCTTCTGGCCCGCGCTGGCTTTCGCCGTGAAGCGCGGCCACGATCGCAACCGCTCGACGGCCTATTCGATCGCGCTGACGGTGATCATGGCCGCCCTGGGCTTCCTGATGATCGCCCTGGCGGCCCCGGTGACGGCGGCGGGCGTCGACGCCGACGCGGGCGCCCTGGGCGCGCTGGCCCTCGTCTGGCTGATCTACGTGGCTCTGCTGATCTACTGGTTCGTCGACTACGGCTGCCTGGACGGCACCAAGGGCCGCAACCGGTTCGGCGCATCGCCCAAGGGCCTGAAGGGCCCCGGCGACAACGACGTGTCCGAAGCCTTCGCGTGA
- a CDS encoding DUF805 domain-containing protein yields MDLKHKLFGFSGRIRRLDYWLLSIGTNICIGLVDTLQTLALNGWDLNALESGENLVSGGISVVFSLLNLWITICLMLKRCHDRDKGGGWVAFFLLVPIVGWLWGFVELGFLDGTQGRNRFGASPKGIGGSDEEDLAKVFA; encoded by the coding sequence GTGGACTTGAAACACAAGCTGTTCGGCTTTTCGGGACGGATCCGGCGGCTCGACTATTGGCTGCTGAGCATCGGGACCAACATCTGCATCGGCCTCGTCGACACCCTGCAGACCCTGGCGCTCAACGGCTGGGACCTCAACGCCCTGGAGAGCGGCGAAAATCTCGTCAGCGGCGGAATCTCGGTGGTGTTCAGCCTTCTGAACCTGTGGATCACCATCTGCCTGATGCTCAAGCGCTGCCACGACCGCGACAAGGGCGGCGGCTGGGTCGCGTTCTTCCTGCTGGTGCCGATCGTCGGCTGGCTCTGGGGCTTCGTCGAGCTGGGCTTCCTGGACGGCACCCAGGGCCGCAACCGTTTCGGCGCTTCGCCGAAGGGCATCGGCGGCAGCGACGAGGAAGACCTGGCCAAGGTCTTCGCCTGA
- a CDS encoding LamG-like jellyroll fold domain-containing protein, which translates to MVKQALFLASAFSVLTAAGAASAAEPALLFHVSGDQGLKADYAAGDAIPNFADKVAAVPTGKAGPALSAQDDGILAWNAPGNIQAQRGTLSFFWRSGYPVGVAPFVIFRVGYADHTSWDMAFLRIDWNGHGFDAFVTDNGLARTRVSFKLDKPPAADAWTHLAFTWDEQTGVQLFVDGKAVARKEAKRVYDAGLDQFGIAGRVIAPHQVQSRYNFLRGGDLDEIRVYDRALNAGGVAALARNEAPAQAAPVPTLDDPATRAAWRLRHGWTGEAPPLLADPATRIRKVEFTDAKDIKEWMWRANDGIPETTWPGVYNRSRLEGRDDYFPLPDWNTYVEGGKALTLALPDEPISRLEIQGTAYGDLTWAAKAGEKAVKVGVRPKGLYRSVTTLAQPLKGGVLTFTNTDQETPIQEIWAYDVSAGKEPEGVFKMNYTVRADVAPDYLNLADLNAYVAGRFPAGERATVVAIPDAAPQRKRPAADLTAKGLPIVHVMIPSGFGDAPAAQPLARNWAYGWENARDGLDGIALDIPALPGAAGTTIPLNIQVKDPIWPGRNMIDVSVSVKAGQARTLWLDLRDRILTADSLYLTIAADSAEFGPKALDGAKVRLVFKAREEARAEHVADRFNQVKDNWAFLVEEHTTSKRQGLYRRLYADITDLLRVDPDHKEGREYWGDITYGSQGWPAFEQPEAPAGVPLWAFRQTEDLKRVAKFINWWIDERQVPYGDFGGGLSDDSDLLQQWPGVALMGVDPDKIRASLNLLTDAVYRNGMFTNGLSTIATDELHAYEEGINSNSEAMYLDYGDPLAVERLFTTVKALPGIIDRNPAGHVHFNTNWYSGSISYREGPWEWQKPYSFGVVHPAILIGDYNGDQTARDIVLGLADGYLAHAKADGSYPNEINWRTDAERGGTVLQGSGASGPFQIFWQAWRWTGDARYLAPIQWRMGKNGIKSLNDLNDNALSLLGLGEANKDAIVKSAAKGGAMERFAAWSLTGDKTWLEKAYADEIQWADQHMYMHTEGHWWSDRVEIPSDVLQRSRLGGIANKRGQMNPGHIVSWRFEDGAQNPVKGEDVAILVKDGGAKGFKVVAYNLSDKPVTATMTGWNVAPGQWTLTQGIDASGDDAIDGAGETRQVAFERTRAVTVVLPPGRTSIVDMALATPGDDPSRRADLGIGRGDVTVKGSTIAARIHSLGAQDARAAKLELVDASGKVLASAPVPALAAPKDLLPKVHTARLKIPAGAKPSELRLRIVSDQPQITALNDEVKLP; encoded by the coding sequence GTGGTGAAGCAGGCGCTTTTTCTGGCCTCGGCCTTTTCGGTTCTCACGGCCGCCGGCGCGGCCTCGGCGGCGGAACCCGCTCTCCTCTTCCACGTCTCCGGCGACCAGGGCCTGAAGGCCGACTACGCGGCCGGCGACGCGATCCCCAACTTCGCCGACAAGGTGGCGGCAGTCCCGACCGGCAAGGCCGGCCCGGCCCTCTCGGCGCAGGACGACGGGATCCTGGCCTGGAACGCGCCGGGCAACATCCAGGCCCAGCGGGGGACCCTCTCGTTCTTCTGGCGCTCGGGCTACCCGGTGGGCGTCGCGCCGTTCGTGATCTTCCGCGTCGGATACGCCGACCACACCAGCTGGGACATGGCGTTCCTGCGCATCGACTGGAACGGCCACGGCTTCGACGCCTTCGTCACCGACAACGGCCTGGCCCGCACCCGCGTCTCGTTCAAGCTGGACAAGCCGCCGGCCGCCGACGCCTGGACGCACCTGGCCTTCACCTGGGACGAGCAGACGGGCGTGCAGCTGTTCGTCGACGGCAAGGCCGTGGCCAGGAAGGAGGCCAAGCGGGTCTATGACGCGGGCCTGGACCAGTTCGGCATCGCCGGCCGGGTGATCGCGCCGCACCAGGTGCAGAGCCGCTACAACTTCCTGCGCGGCGGCGACCTGGACGAGATCCGCGTCTACGACCGTGCGCTGAACGCTGGCGGCGTCGCCGCCCTGGCCCGCAACGAAGCGCCGGCGCAGGCCGCCCCGGTCCCGACGCTGGACGATCCCGCGACGCGCGCGGCCTGGCGTCTGCGCCACGGCTGGACCGGCGAGGCCCCGCCCCTGCTGGCCGATCCGGCCACCCGCATCCGCAAGGTCGAGTTCACCGACGCCAAGGACATCAAGGAATGGATGTGGCGGGCCAACGACGGCATCCCCGAGACCACCTGGCCCGGCGTCTACAACCGCTCGCGCCTGGAAGGCCGCGACGACTATTTCCCCCTGCCGGACTGGAACACCTATGTGGAGGGCGGCAAGGCCCTGACCCTGGCTTTGCCCGACGAGCCGATCAGCCGCCTGGAGATCCAGGGGACCGCCTATGGCGACCTGACCTGGGCCGCGAAAGCCGGGGAGAAAGCCGTCAAGGTCGGCGTGCGCCCCAAGGGCCTCTACCGCTCGGTGACCACCCTGGCCCAGCCGCTGAAAGGCGGCGTGCTGACCTTCACCAACACCGACCAGGAAACCCCGATCCAGGAGATCTGGGCCTATGACGTCAGCGCCGGCAAGGAGCCGGAGGGCGTCTTCAAGATGAACTACACGGTCCGCGCCGACGTGGCGCCGGACTATCTGAATCTGGCCGACCTCAACGCCTACGTCGCCGGGCGCTTCCCGGCCGGCGAGCGGGCCACGGTGGTGGCCATTCCCGACGCGGCCCCGCAGCGCAAGCGCCCGGCAGCCGACCTCACGGCCAAAGGCCTGCCGATCGTCCACGTGATGATCCCGTCGGGCTTCGGCGACGCGCCCGCCGCCCAGCCGCTGGCCCGCAACTGGGCCTATGGCTGGGAGAACGCCCGCGACGGCCTGGACGGGATCGCGCTGGACATCCCCGCCCTGCCCGGCGCGGCGGGAACCACGATCCCGCTGAACATCCAGGTCAAGGACCCGATCTGGCCGGGTCGCAACATGATCGACGTGTCGGTGTCGGTGAAGGCCGGACAGGCCCGCACCCTGTGGCTGGACCTGCGCGACCGGATCCTCACGGCCGACAGCCTGTACCTGACCATCGCCGCCGACAGCGCCGAGTTCGGGCCCAAGGCCCTGGACGGCGCCAAGGTGCGGCTGGTGTTCAAGGCCCGCGAGGAGGCCAGGGCCGAGCACGTGGCCGACCGCTTCAACCAGGTGAAGGACAACTGGGCCTTCCTGGTGGAGGAGCACACCACCTCCAAGCGCCAGGGCCTCTATCGCCGCCTCTACGCCGACATCACCGACCTGCTGCGCGTGGATCCCGACCACAAGGAAGGCCGCGAGTACTGGGGCGACATCACCTATGGCAGCCAGGGCTGGCCGGCCTTCGAGCAGCCCGAAGCGCCGGCGGGCGTGCCGCTGTGGGCCTTCCGCCAGACCGAAGACCTCAAGCGGGTGGCCAAGTTCATCAACTGGTGGATCGACGAGCGCCAGGTTCCCTACGGCGACTTCGGCGGCGGCCTGTCGGACGACAGCGACCTTCTGCAGCAGTGGCCGGGCGTGGCCCTGATGGGCGTCGATCCCGACAAGATCCGCGCCTCGCTGAACCTGCTGACCGACGCGGTCTACCGCAACGGCATGTTCACCAATGGCCTGTCGACCATCGCCACCGACGAGCTGCACGCCTACGAGGAGGGCATCAACTCCAACAGCGAGGCGATGTATCTCGACTACGGCGACCCGCTGGCCGTCGAGCGGCTGTTCACGACGGTGAAGGCCCTGCCGGGGATCATCGACAGGAACCCGGCCGGCCACGTCCACTTCAACACCAACTGGTACAGCGGTTCGATCTCGTACCGCGAAGGCCCCTGGGAGTGGCAGAAGCCCTACTCCTTCGGCGTGGTGCATCCGGCGATCCTGATCGGCGACTACAACGGCGACCAGACCGCGCGCGACATCGTGCTGGGCCTGGCCGACGGCTACCTGGCCCACGCCAAGGCCGACGGCTCCTATCCCAACGAGATCAACTGGCGCACCGACGCCGAGCGGGGCGGCACGGTGCTGCAGGGCTCGGGCGCCAGCGGGCCGTTCCAGATCTTCTGGCAGGCCTGGCGCTGGACCGGCGACGCCAGGTACCTGGCCCCGATCCAGTGGCGGATGGGCAAGAACGGCATCAAGTCGCTGAACGACCTCAACGACAACGCCCTGTCGCTGCTGGGTCTCGGCGAGGCCAACAAGGACGCCATCGTCAAGTCGGCCGCCAAGGGCGGGGCCATGGAGCGCTTCGCCGCCTGGAGCCTGACCGGCGACAAGACCTGGCTCGAAAAGGCCTATGCCGACGAGATCCAGTGGGCCGACCAGCACATGTACATGCACACCGAGGGCCACTGGTGGTCGGACCGGGTGGAGATCCCGTCGGACGTGCTGCAGCGCTCGCGCCTGGGCGGCATCGCCAACAAGCGCGGCCAGATGAACCCCGGCCACATCGTCAGCTGGCGCTTCGAGGACGGGGCCCAAAATCCGGTCAAGGGCGAGGACGTGGCGATCCTGGTCAAGGACGGCGGGGCCAAGGGCTTCAAGGTCGTGGCCTACAACCTGTCGGACAAGCCGGTGACGGCGACCATGACCGGCTGGAACGTCGCGCCGGGCCAGTGGACGCTCACGCAAGGGATCGATGCTTCGGGCGACGACGCCATCGACGGCGCGGGCGAGACGCGGCAGGTCGCGTTCGAGCGCACCAGGGCCGTCACCGTCGTGCTGCCGCCGGGCCGGACCAGCATCGTCGACATGGCCCTGGCGACGCCGGGCGACGATCCCTCGCGACGCGCCGACCTCGGCATCGGCCGCGGCGACGTGACGGTGAAGGGCTCGACGATCGCCGCGCGGATACACAGCCTGGGCGCCCAGGACGCCAGGGCCGCGAAGCTGGAACTGGTCGACGCCTCGGGCAAGGTGCTGGCCAGCGCGCCCGTGCCGGCCCTGGCCGCGCCGAAGGACCTGCTGCCCAAGGTCCACACCGCCCGCCTGAAGATCCCGGCCGGCGCCAAGCCGTCGGAACTGCGCCTGCGCATCGTCAGCGACCAGCCGCAGATCACCGCCCTCAACGACGAGGTGAAGCTGCCATGA
- the lipB gene encoding lipoyl(octanoyl) transferase LipB has product MLDRPLNLEDKGLPDLSRPDGAPAGWAVSTGYVPYPAAVAAMEARAAAIADGAAGELIWLLEHPPLYTAGVSAKTADLLDPERFPVFESARGGQFTYHGPGQRVAYVMLDLTRRGRDVRAFVAALEAWIIDALAAFNVTGEMRDGRVGVWVERKGPGWSREDKIAAIGVKLRRWVSFHGISLNVEPDLSHFSGIVPCGQVEHGVTSLVDLGLPVTLDEADEALKASFRKVFGAVEDAAPPV; this is encoded by the coding sequence ATGCTTGATCGCCCGTTAAACCTTGAAGACAAAGGCCTTCCCGATTTGTCGCGCCCGGACGGGGCGCCGGCGGGGTGGGCGGTTTCGACCGGCTACGTGCCCTACCCGGCAGCCGTTGCCGCCATGGAGGCCCGCGCGGCGGCCATCGCCGACGGCGCGGCGGGCGAACTGATCTGGTTGCTGGAGCACCCGCCGCTCTACACCGCGGGCGTCTCGGCCAAGACCGCCGACCTGCTCGATCCGGAGCGCTTTCCGGTGTTCGAGAGCGCGCGGGGCGGCCAGTTCACCTATCACGGCCCCGGCCAGCGGGTGGCCTACGTGATGCTGGACCTGACCCGGCGCGGGCGCGACGTGCGGGCTTTCGTCGCGGCCCTGGAGGCCTGGATCATCGACGCGCTGGCGGCCTTCAACGTCACCGGCGAGATGCGCGACGGACGCGTGGGCGTCTGGGTCGAGCGCAAGGGTCCCGGCTGGTCGCGCGAGGACAAGATCGCCGCCATCGGCGTCAAGCTGCGCCGCTGGGTCAGCTTCCACGGGATCAGCCTTAACGTGGAGCCGGACCTGTCGCACTTCTCCGGCATCGTGCCCTGCGGCCAGGTTGAGCACGGCGTCACCAGCCTAGTGGACCTGGGCCTGCCGGTGACGCTGGACGAGGCCGACGAGGCCCTGAAGGCCAGTTTCCGCAAGGTGTTCGGGGCGGTCGAGGACGCTGCCCCGCCGGTTTAG
- a CDS encoding GlcG/HbpS family heme-binding protein: MIRTLMIAAGLLALSSSALPSSAMAAEPYGRNVTLKEAKAVAAAAEAEATKAGVAVTITVVEPNGAPVLVWKMDGASYSAPEVSRRKAETATAYRRPTKAFQDAVKGGNLNAISNGALAIEGGELLMVDGRIVGAVGVAGATPEQDGVLARAGAAAVK; this comes from the coding sequence ATGATCCGCACCCTCATGATCGCCGCTGGCCTGCTGGCCCTGAGCTCGAGCGCCCTTCCCTCGAGCGCCATGGCGGCCGAGCCCTACGGCCGCAACGTCACGCTGAAGGAGGCCAAGGCCGTGGCGGCGGCCGCCGAGGCGGAGGCGACCAAGGCCGGCGTCGCGGTGACCATCACCGTGGTCGAGCCCAACGGCGCGCCCGTGCTCGTCTGGAAGATGGACGGGGCCTCGTACTCGGCCCCCGAGGTCTCGCGCCGCAAGGCCGAGACCGCCACGGCCTATCGCCGCCCGACCAAGGCTTTCCAGGACGCGGTCAAGGGCGGCAACCTCAACGCCATCTCGAACGGCGCCCTGGCCATCGAGGGCGGCGAGCTCCTGATGGTCGACGGCAGGATCGTCGGGGCGGTGGGCGTGGCCGGCGCCACGCCCGAGCAGGACGGCGTCCTGGCCCGGGCGGGCGCTGCGGCGGTGAAGTGA
- a CDS encoding acetyl-CoA carboxylase biotin carboxylase subunit, with amino-acid sequence MFDKILIANRGEIAVRVIKTCRRLGIATVVVYSDADADSLAVEMADEAVHIGASPAAQSYLVADRIIAACKQTGAQAVHPGFGFLSEKAEFAQRCADEGIVFIGPNPGAISAMGDKIESKKFAAAAGVSCVPGHIGEIADVAEALKVSQTIGYPVMIKASAGGGGKGIRVAWNAKDVEEGFPAVRAEAAGAFGDDRIFIEKFIESPRHIEIQVLGDRHGHVVHLFERECSIQRRNQKVIEEAPSPLLDEETRAAMGAQAVALAKAVNYDSAGTVEFVAGQDKSFYFLEMNTRLQVEHPVTELITGLDLVEQMIRSAAGEPLAFRQDDLAINGWAVESRIYAEDPYRKFLPSIGRLVRYAPPAEGQKDGYVVRNDAGVREGDEISMYYDPMISKLCTWAPTRGEAVGGMARALEDFHIEGPGHNVPFLAAVMDQARFASGQLATSYIKDEFPDGFSGTQPTAFQADLLTAVGCAMQRVQGQRVQGQRLGSLRADWTVVIGHDKRRVRLSGDGQALTIELLDEGRTLHLSDIAWRPGLPTFRGVLDGTAFTAEVAPAPEGFTIRHRAARARVLVLTARSAELHDKLPAKAPADTSKLVLSPMPGLVVSMDVAVGQQVREGEVVCVLEAMKMQNILRAERDAVVKTVNAKPGDPVAADQVLVEFE; translated from the coding sequence ATGTTCGACAAGATCCTGATCGCCAACCGGGGCGAGATCGCGGTGCGGGTGATCAAGACGTGCCGTCGGTTGGGGATCGCCACGGTGGTGGTCTATTCGGACGCCGACGCCGACAGCCTGGCGGTGGAGATGGCCGACGAGGCGGTGCACATCGGGGCCTCGCCGGCCGCCCAGAGCTATCTGGTCGCCGACAGGATCATCGCCGCCTGCAAGCAGACGGGCGCCCAGGCGGTGCATCCGGGCTTCGGCTTCCTGTCCGAGAAGGCCGAGTTCGCCCAGAGGTGCGCCGACGAAGGCATCGTCTTCATCGGCCCCAACCCCGGCGCGATCAGCGCCATGGGCGACAAGATCGAGAGCAAGAAGTTCGCCGCCGCGGCGGGCGTCTCCTGCGTGCCCGGCCATATCGGCGAGATCGCCGACGTCGCCGAGGCGCTGAAGGTGTCGCAGACCATCGGCTATCCGGTGATGATCAAGGCCAGCGCCGGCGGCGGCGGCAAGGGCATCCGCGTGGCCTGGAACGCCAAGGACGTCGAGGAAGGCTTCCCGGCCGTGCGGGCCGAGGCGGCCGGCGCGTTCGGCGACGACCGGATCTTCATCGAGAAGTTCATCGAGAGCCCGCGCCACATCGAGATCCAGGTGCTGGGCGACAGGCACGGCCACGTCGTCCACCTGTTCGAGCGCGAATGCTCGATCCAGCGGCGCAACCAGAAGGTCATCGAGGAGGCGCCCAGCCCGCTGCTGGACGAAGAGACCCGCGCGGCCATGGGGGCCCAGGCCGTGGCCCTGGCCAAGGCGGTGAACTATGACTCAGCCGGCACGGTGGAGTTCGTCGCCGGCCAGGACAAGAGCTTCTACTTCCTGGAGATGAACACCCGCCTGCAGGTCGAGCATCCGGTCACCGAGCTGATCACCGGCCTTGATCTGGTCGAGCAGATGATCCGCTCGGCGGCGGGCGAGCCGCTGGCGTTCAGGCAGGACGATCTGGCCATCAACGGCTGGGCGGTGGAGAGCCGGATCTACGCCGAGGACCCCTATCGCAAGTTCCTGCCCAGCATCGGCCGGCTGGTGCGCTACGCCCCGCCCGCCGAGGGCCAGAAGGACGGCTACGTCGTGCGCAACGACGCCGGCGTGCGCGAGGGCGACGAGATCTCGATGTACTACGACCCGATGATCTCCAAGCTCTGCACCTGGGCCCCGACCCGGGGCGAGGCGGTGGGCGGCATGGCCCGGGCGCTGGAGGACTTCCACATCGAGGGGCCGGGCCACAACGTGCCGTTCCTGGCCGCGGTGATGGACCAGGCGCGCTTCGCCTCCGGCCAGCTGGCCACCAGCTACATCAAGGACGAGTTCCCCGACGGCTTTTCCGGAACCCAGCCCACCGCCTTCCAGGCCGACCTGCTGACCGCCGTCGGCTGCGCCATGCAGCGAGTGCAGGGGCAGCGAGTGCAGGGCCAGCGCCTGGGAAGCCTCCGCGCCGACTGGACCGTGGTGATCGGCCACGACAAGCGCCGGGTGCGCCTCTCTGGCGACGGCCAGGCCCTGACGATCGAGCTGCTCGACGAGGGCCGCACGCTGCACCTCTCCGACATCGCCTGGCGGCCGGGCCTGCCCACCTTCCGGGGCGTGCTGGACGGAACGGCCTTCACCGCCGAGGTCGCTCCCGCGCCCGAGGGCTTCACGATCCGCCACCGCGCCGCCAGGGCCCGGGTCCTGGTGCTGACCGCCCGCAGCGCCGAGCTGCACGACAAGCTGCCGGCCAAGGCCCCGGCCGACACCTCCAAGCTGGTGCTCTCGCCGATGCCGGGCCTGGTGGTCTCGATGGACGTCGCCGTCGGCCAGCAGGTCCGCGAAGGCGAGGTGGTCTGCGTGCTCGAGGCCATGAAGATGCAGAACATCCTGCGCGCCGAGCGCGACGCCGTCGTCAAAACCGTCAACGCCAAGCCCGGCGACCCCGTCGCCGCCGACCAGGTGCTCGTGGAGTTCGAATGA
- a CDS encoding type 1 glutamine amidotransferase family protein: MTIAVAFLQPGWADWEAGPVLASLREYFGVQIEIATPTGDPETSIGGVLAAADYRFDDPVLSDADVYLLIGSEAWQGYENDAVFGLLRQAHADGKIVAGICGATIALAKAGLLAGKAHTSNGKDWLAEQAPGYAGAEGYVESPRAVVDGRIVTAAGSAPVTFSAEVTRLVAPEASERLNGYVAMFAREFGEG; this comes from the coding sequence ATGACGATCGCCGTCGCCTTTCTCCAGCCCGGCTGGGCCGACTGGGAAGCTGGTCCCGTGCTGGCCAGCTTGCGTGAATATTTCGGCGTGCAGATCGAGATCGCCACGCCCACCGGCGATCCGGAAACCTCGATCGGCGGCGTCCTGGCCGCCGCCGACTACCGGTTCGACGACCCCGTGCTGTCCGACGCCGACGTCTACCTGCTGATCGGGTCCGAAGCCTGGCAGGGCTACGAGAACGACGCGGTGTTCGGCCTGCTGCGCCAGGCCCACGCCGACGGCAAGATCGTCGCCGGCATCTGCGGGGCGACCATCGCCCTGGCCAAGGCCGGCCTGCTGGCGGGCAAGGCCCACACCTCCAACGGCAAGGACTGGCTGGCCGAGCAGGCCCCCGGCTACGCCGGCGCCGAAGGCTATGTCGAAAGCCCCCGCGCGGTGGTCGACGGCAGGATCGTCACCGCCGCCGGCTCGGCCCCGGTCACCTTCTCCGCCGAGGTCACCCGCCTGGTCGCCCCGGAAGCCTCCGAGCGCCTCAATGGCTACGTGGCGATGTTCGCCCGGGAGTTCGGCGAGGGCTGA
- a CDS encoding DUF805 domain-containing protein, producing MNGRIDWAELFLSSTGRLARAPFLIASAVLIGVAVLYEAIAGDVLRLLTGWLVYSALFYSGACVLSKRLHDRGRSGWWAALVLVALVAVWPTPQHFLDFVFALVIVWAIVELGVMGGEQGANRYGQPPLKAPAI from the coding sequence ATGAACGGTCGGATCGATTGGGCGGAGCTGTTCCTGTCCTCAACGGGCAGGCTGGCGCGCGCGCCGTTCCTGATCGCCTCGGCCGTGCTGATCGGCGTGGCGGTGCTGTACGAGGCCATCGCCGGCGACGTGCTGCGGCTGCTGACCGGCTGGCTGGTCTATTCGGCCCTATTCTACAGCGGCGCCTGCGTGCTTTCGAAGCGCCTGCACGACCGCGGCCGCTCGGGCTGGTGGGCGGCGCTGGTGCTGGTGGCCCTGGTGGCCGTCTGGCCGACCCCGCAGCACTTCCTCGACTTCGTGTTCGCCCTGGTGATCGTCTGGGCGATCGTCGAGCTGGGCGTGATGGGCGGCGAGCAGGGGGCCAACCGCTACGGCCAACCGCCCTTGAAGGCTCCGGCGATCTGA
- a CDS encoding heavy metal-binding domain-containing protein: MITSTTPYVAERETVATLGVVSGEAIIGAHIFRDLFAGITNIIGGRAGGYEKALREARDIALQEMIDEARRQGADAVVGVDLDYEALGADNGMLMVTAAGTAVKLR, encoded by the coding sequence ATGATCACCTCGACCACTCCGTATGTCGCCGAGCGCGAGACCGTGGCTACTCTGGGCGTCGTCTCGGGCGAGGCGATCATCGGCGCGCACATCTTCCGCGACCTGTTCGCCGGCATCACCAACATCATCGGCGGCCGCGCCGGCGGCTACGAGAAGGCCCTGCGCGAGGCGCGCGACATCGCCCTGCAGGAAATGATCGACGAGGCCCGCCGCCAGGGCGCCGACGCCGTGGTGGGCGTGGATCTCGACTACGAGGCCCTCGGCGCCGACAACGGCATGCTGATGGTCACCGCCGCCGGCACCGCCGTGAAGCTGCGCTGA